In the genome of Populus trichocarpa isolate Nisqually-1 chromosome 6, P.trichocarpa_v4.1, whole genome shotgun sequence, one region contains:
- the LOC7492252 gene encoding heterogeneous nuclear ribonucleoprotein Q isoform X1 → MPRSRASGASADEPDVPEKSAEHEEQVDLDGDNEGEETMEEEVEYEEVEEEEEVEEIEEEVEEEVEEEENEEASDEADSPKGSDGDEEEDEHRKHSELLALPPHGSEVYLGGIPPDASEEDLKEFCESIGEVTEIRIMKGKDSSESKGYAFVTFRTKELASKAIEELNNTEFKGKKVKCSTSQANHRLFIGNVPRNWGEEDMKKAVKKTGPGVNSVELLKDPQNPSRNRGFAFIEYYNHACAEYSRKMMSSPEFKLDDNAPTVSWADPKNAGSSAASQVKAVYVKNLPEDINQDRLRQLFEHHGKVTKVVLPPAKPGHEKSRFGFVHFAERSSAMKALKNTEKYKIDGQVLDCSLAKPQADLKSSGGPNSQKSSPHSSFPPRVGYSLVGSSYGALGAGFGAAGFAQTMQPVIYGRGPTPAGMSMMPMLLPDGRIGYVLQQPGMQMHSPPPQPWGGRGSGAGSSSGGRRNDGGRGRSRYNPY, encoded by the exons ATGCCGAGATCAAGGGCAAGTGGTGCATCTGCTGATGAACCAGATGTGCCTGAAAAGTCTGCCGAGCATGAAGAGCAGGTTGACCTTGATGGTGACAATGAAGGCGAGGAGACAATGGAAGAAGAAGTCGAGTATGAAGAagtagaggaagaggaggaagtgGAAGAGATAGAGGAAGAGGTGGAAGAGGAGGTAGAGgaggaagaaaatgaagaggCTTCTGATGAAGCAGATTCGCCAAAGGGCTCAGATGGTGATGAGGAGGAAGATGAGCATAGAAAACATTCTGAGCTTCTTGCACTTCCTCCTCATGGGTCAGAGGTGTATCTCGGTGGCATCCCCCCTGATGCTTCTGAAGAGGATTTGAAAGAATTTTGTGAATCTATAGGAGAAGTAACGGAG ATAAGGATAATGAAGGGAAAAGACTCAAGCGAGTCAAAAGGTTATGCTTTTGTGACTTTCAGAACAAAGGAGTTGGCTTCGAAGGCCATTGAAGAGCTGAACAATACTGAATTTAAG GGTAAAAAGGTTAAGTGTTCGACATCTCAAGCAAATCATAGATTGTTTATTGGAAATGTTCCAAGAAACTGGGGAGAAGAAGATATGAAGAAGGCTGTAAAAAAGACTGGGCCAGGAGTTAATTCAGTGGAATTGCTGAAG GATCCACAGAACCCAAGCCGTAATCGTGGATTTGCTTTCATCGAGTATTATAATCATGCATGTGCAGAATACTCAAGAAAAATGATGTCAAGCCCAGAATTCAAGCTAGATGATAATGCTCCAACTGTGAGCTGGGCGGATCCCAAAAATGCAGGATCTTCTGCTGCTTCTCAG GTCAAGGCAGTGTATGTCAAGAACTTACCAGAAGATATTAATCAGGATCGTCTAAGGCAGCTGTTTGAGCATCATGGAAAAGTCACAAAAGTAGTTCTGCCACCTGCAAAACCAGGACATGAAAAGAGCAGATTTGGTTTTGTGCATTTTGCAGAGAGGTCAAGTGCCATGAAGGCATTAAAGAACACtgagaaatataaaattgatg GTCAAGTTTTGGATTGTTCCCTTGCAAAGCCTCAAGCAGATCTGAAGTCTTCTGGAGGGCCAAATTCACAGAAGTCATCCCCACATTCAAGCTTCCCACCTCGTGTTGGTTACAGTTTAGTTGGGAGTTCATATGGTGCTCTTGGTGCAGGATTTGGTGCTGCTGGCTTTGCACAG ACCATGCAGCCAGTCATCTATGGTAGGGGACCGACTCCTGCTGGCATGTCAATGATGCCAATGCTTTTGCCTGATGGAAGGATTGGATATGTCCT CCAACAGCCTGGAATGCAAATGCACAGCCCTCCACCACAGCCCTGGGGTGGCAGGGGTAGTGGTGCTGGTAGCTCAAGTGGTGGGAGACGTAATGATGGCGGCCGTGGACGCAGCCGATATAACCCATACTAA
- the LOC7492252 gene encoding heterogeneous nuclear ribonucleoprotein Q isoform X3, translating into MPRSRASGASADEPDVPEKSAEHEEQVDLDGDNEGEETMEEEVEYEEVEEEEEVEEIEEEVEEEVEEEENEEASDEADSPKGSDGDEEEDEHRKHSELLALPPHGSEVYLGGIPPDASEEDLKEFCESIGEVTEIRIMKGKDSSESKGYAFVTFRTKELASKAIEELNNTEFKGKKVKCSTSQANHRLFIGNVPRNWGEEDMKKAVKKTGPGVNSVELLKDPQNPSRNRGFAFIEYYNHACAEYSRKMMSSPEFKLDDNAPTVSWADPKNAGSSAASQVKAVYVKNLPEDINQDRLRQLFEHHGKVTKVVLPPAKPGHEKSRFGFVHFAERSSAMKALKNTEKYKIDGQVLDCSLAKPQADLKSSGGPNSQKSSPHSSFPPRVGYSLVGSSYGALGAGFGAAGFAQPTAWNANAQPSTTALGWQG; encoded by the exons ATGCCGAGATCAAGGGCAAGTGGTGCATCTGCTGATGAACCAGATGTGCCTGAAAAGTCTGCCGAGCATGAAGAGCAGGTTGACCTTGATGGTGACAATGAAGGCGAGGAGACAATGGAAGAAGAAGTCGAGTATGAAGAagtagaggaagaggaggaagtgGAAGAGATAGAGGAAGAGGTGGAAGAGGAGGTAGAGgaggaagaaaatgaagaggCTTCTGATGAAGCAGATTCGCCAAAGGGCTCAGATGGTGATGAGGAGGAAGATGAGCATAGAAAACATTCTGAGCTTCTTGCACTTCCTCCTCATGGGTCAGAGGTGTATCTCGGTGGCATCCCCCCTGATGCTTCTGAAGAGGATTTGAAAGAATTTTGTGAATCTATAGGAGAAGTAACGGAG ATAAGGATAATGAAGGGAAAAGACTCAAGCGAGTCAAAAGGTTATGCTTTTGTGACTTTCAGAACAAAGGAGTTGGCTTCGAAGGCCATTGAAGAGCTGAACAATACTGAATTTAAG GGTAAAAAGGTTAAGTGTTCGACATCTCAAGCAAATCATAGATTGTTTATTGGAAATGTTCCAAGAAACTGGGGAGAAGAAGATATGAAGAAGGCTGTAAAAAAGACTGGGCCAGGAGTTAATTCAGTGGAATTGCTGAAG GATCCACAGAACCCAAGCCGTAATCGTGGATTTGCTTTCATCGAGTATTATAATCATGCATGTGCAGAATACTCAAGAAAAATGATGTCAAGCCCAGAATTCAAGCTAGATGATAATGCTCCAACTGTGAGCTGGGCGGATCCCAAAAATGCAGGATCTTCTGCTGCTTCTCAG GTCAAGGCAGTGTATGTCAAGAACTTACCAGAAGATATTAATCAGGATCGTCTAAGGCAGCTGTTTGAGCATCATGGAAAAGTCACAAAAGTAGTTCTGCCACCTGCAAAACCAGGACATGAAAAGAGCAGATTTGGTTTTGTGCATTTTGCAGAGAGGTCAAGTGCCATGAAGGCATTAAAGAACACtgagaaatataaaattgatg GTCAAGTTTTGGATTGTTCCCTTGCAAAGCCTCAAGCAGATCTGAAGTCTTCTGGAGGGCCAAATTCACAGAAGTCATCCCCACATTCAAGCTTCCCACCTCGTGTTGGTTACAGTTTAGTTGGGAGTTCATATGGTGCTCTTGGTGCAGGATTTGGTGCTGCTGGCTTTGCACAG CCAACAGCCTGGAATGCAAATGCACAGCCCTCCACCACAGCCCTGGGGTGGCAGGGGTAG
- the LOC7492252 gene encoding heterogeneous nuclear ribonucleoprotein Q isoform X2 has translation MPRSRASGASADEPDVPEKSAEHEEQVDLDGDNEGEETMEEEVEYEEVEEEEEVEEIEEEVEEEVEEEENEEASDEADSPKGSDGDEEEDEHRKHSELLALPPHGSEVYLGGIPPDASEEDLKEFCESIGEVTEIRIMKGKDSSESKGYAFVTFRTKELASKAIEELNNTEFKGKKVKCSTSQANHRLFIGNVPRNWGEEDMKKAVKKTGPGVNSVELLKDPQNPSRNRGFAFIEYYNHACAEYSRKMMSSPEFKLDDNAPTVSWADPKNAGSSAASQVKAVYVKNLPEDINQDRLRQLFEHHGKVTKVVLPPAKPGHEKSRFGFVHFAERSSAMKALKNTEKYKIDGQVLDCSLAKPQADLKSSGGPNSQKSSPHSSFPPRVGYSLVGSSYGALGAGFGAAGFAQPVIYGRGPTPAGMSMMPMLLPDGRIGYVLQQPGMQMHSPPPQPWGGRGSGAGSSSGGRRNDGGRGRSRYNPY, from the exons ATGCCGAGATCAAGGGCAAGTGGTGCATCTGCTGATGAACCAGATGTGCCTGAAAAGTCTGCCGAGCATGAAGAGCAGGTTGACCTTGATGGTGACAATGAAGGCGAGGAGACAATGGAAGAAGAAGTCGAGTATGAAGAagtagaggaagaggaggaagtgGAAGAGATAGAGGAAGAGGTGGAAGAGGAGGTAGAGgaggaagaaaatgaagaggCTTCTGATGAAGCAGATTCGCCAAAGGGCTCAGATGGTGATGAGGAGGAAGATGAGCATAGAAAACATTCTGAGCTTCTTGCACTTCCTCCTCATGGGTCAGAGGTGTATCTCGGTGGCATCCCCCCTGATGCTTCTGAAGAGGATTTGAAAGAATTTTGTGAATCTATAGGAGAAGTAACGGAG ATAAGGATAATGAAGGGAAAAGACTCAAGCGAGTCAAAAGGTTATGCTTTTGTGACTTTCAGAACAAAGGAGTTGGCTTCGAAGGCCATTGAAGAGCTGAACAATACTGAATTTAAG GGTAAAAAGGTTAAGTGTTCGACATCTCAAGCAAATCATAGATTGTTTATTGGAAATGTTCCAAGAAACTGGGGAGAAGAAGATATGAAGAAGGCTGTAAAAAAGACTGGGCCAGGAGTTAATTCAGTGGAATTGCTGAAG GATCCACAGAACCCAAGCCGTAATCGTGGATTTGCTTTCATCGAGTATTATAATCATGCATGTGCAGAATACTCAAGAAAAATGATGTCAAGCCCAGAATTCAAGCTAGATGATAATGCTCCAACTGTGAGCTGGGCGGATCCCAAAAATGCAGGATCTTCTGCTGCTTCTCAG GTCAAGGCAGTGTATGTCAAGAACTTACCAGAAGATATTAATCAGGATCGTCTAAGGCAGCTGTTTGAGCATCATGGAAAAGTCACAAAAGTAGTTCTGCCACCTGCAAAACCAGGACATGAAAAGAGCAGATTTGGTTTTGTGCATTTTGCAGAGAGGTCAAGTGCCATGAAGGCATTAAAGAACACtgagaaatataaaattgatg GTCAAGTTTTGGATTGTTCCCTTGCAAAGCCTCAAGCAGATCTGAAGTCTTCTGGAGGGCCAAATTCACAGAAGTCATCCCCACATTCAAGCTTCCCACCTCGTGTTGGTTACAGTTTAGTTGGGAGTTCATATGGTGCTCTTGGTGCAGGATTTGGTGCTGCTGGCTTTGCACAG CCAGTCATCTATGGTAGGGGACCGACTCCTGCTGGCATGTCAATGATGCCAATGCTTTTGCCTGATGGAAGGATTGGATATGTCCT CCAACAGCCTGGAATGCAAATGCACAGCCCTCCACCACAGCCCTGGGGTGGCAGGGGTAGTGGTGCTGGTAGCTCAAGTGGTGGGAGACGTAATGATGGCGGCCGTGGACGCAGCCGATATAACCCATACTAA
- the LOC7491941 gene encoding F-box/kelch-repeat protein At1g57790 — MVCRKRRKVKLLSARVVDDKKTTTKNKKVKLEAQTWSDLPIELLELILCRLSLEDNIRSSVACKRWNTAAISVRVVNQSPWLMYFPKFGNMYEFYDPAQRKTYSLELPELYGSRVCYTRDGWLLLYRPRTNRVFFFDPFSQEVVKLPRFELTYQIVAFSCAPTSNTCVVFTVRHVSPTIVAISTCHPGATEWVTVNYQNRLPFVSSIWNKIVFCNGFFYCLSLTGWLGVFDPLERTWSVLAVPPPKCPENFFAKNWWKGKFMSEHNGDILVIYTCCSENPIIFKLDQPKMVWREMKTLDGMTLFASFLSSHSRTDLPGMMRNSVYFSKVRFFGKRCISYSLNDCRYYPCKQCYDWGEQDPFENIWIEPPEDLSAFI, encoded by the exons atggtTTGTAGAAAGCGAAGGAAAGTCAAATT GTTATCTGCGAGAGTGGtggatgataaaaaaacaacaacaaagaatAAGAAAGTGAAGCTGGAAGCACAAACTTGGTCTGACCTTCCTATAGAACTTCTGGAACTGATTTTGTGTCGCTTGTCACTTGAGGACAATATCCGTTCATCTGTTGCCTGCAAAAGATGGAACACTGCAGCCATTTCTGTCAGAGTGGTAAACCAATCACCCTGGCTTATGTATTTTCCAAAATTTGGTAACATGTATGAGTTCTATGATCCAGCTCAACGCAAGACCTATTCGCTTGAGTTGCCAGAGTTGTATGGGTCCAGAGTTTGCTACACTAGAGATGGTTGGCTGTTGCTATACAGACCCAGAACAAACCGTGTGTTTTTCTTTGATCCTTTTTCTCAGGAAGTTGTCAAACTGCCAAGATTTGAATTGACATATCAGATAGTTGCCTTCTCTTGTGCCCCAACATCTAACACCTGTGTAGTTTTTACAGTTAGGCATGTCAGTCCCACAATTGTTGCAATCAGTACTTGTCATCCAGGGGCAACTGAGTGGGTTACTGTTAATTACCAAAATCGCTTGCCTTTTGTGAGTAGTATTTGGAATAAGATCGTTTTCTGCAATGGATTCTTCTACTGTCTAAGTCTCACTGGCTGGCTTGGTGTTTTTGACCCACTGGAGCGTACTTGGAGTGTTCTTGCTGTGCCTCCCCCTAAATGCCCTGAAAATTTTTTTGCGAAAAATTGGTGGAAGGGAAAGTTTATGTCAGAGCATAATGGAGACATTCTAGTTATTTACACTTGTTGTAGTGAAAACCCCATTATATTTAAGTTAGATCAGCCAAAGATGGTCTGGCGAGAGATGAAAACCCTTGATGGTATGACACTTTTTGCCAGTTTCTTGTCATCTCATTCAAGAACTGACCTCCCTGGAATGATGAGAAACAGCGTCTACTTCTCTAAAGTTCGTTTCTTTGGAAAACGCTGCATATCTTATTCTCTCAATGATTGTAGATACTATCCTTGTAAGCAGTGTTACGACTGGGGAGAGCAAGATCCTTTTGAGAATATCTGGATTGAACCACCTGAAGACCTCTCAGCCTTCATTTGA
- the LOC7492253 gene encoding uncharacterized protein At3g28850: protein MGCVSSKLFKKELRQEIKFNNGGRCVNHVVSLTSSTYGALKLDCNNQQPPQQEQKQEPIKEIAEESKIMQQRSPTKEEPEVINTWELMGDLEEGVPALNQTKRSPKSRVLRRGFADLDVRSPLKFLNQIGSPRKAKTFGGKENKVKRSSDFSPKPVLRASNSSGNSSKAVLRLSYPVKGSPVGDKTESFRSESGVSPKRRRSFSPLFDPELVALYEKELSEEEEQIKRIILPSSRTKKVKDLRDLESILQSFEQKCPPGGENKVVIYTTTLRGIRKTFEDCNTARSIIESHHIHIVERDVSMDSGFKEELRRLMGTKEVKVPLVFVKGRLIGGADQVVKLEEEGKLEILFDGIPRGLAGGCEGCAGVRFMMCVQCNGSCKVLDEMQKKMVRCGECNENGLIQCPICC from the coding sequence ATGGGGTGTGTTTCTTCAAAACTGTTCAAGAAAGAACTCCGTCAAGAAATCAAATTCAACAATGGTGGACGGTGTGTTAACCACGTGGTCTCTCTCACTTCTTCAACTTATGGTGCTCTCAAACTTGATTGCAACAATCAACAACCAccacaacaagaacaaaaacaagaaccCATCAAAGAAATTGCGGAAGAGAGTAAGATAATGCAACAAAGATCGCCAACAAAAGAAGAGCCAGAGGTTATCAACACATGGGAGCTAATGGGGGATCTTGAGGAAGGTGTGCCTGCTTTAAATCAGACCAAGAGAAGTCCAAAGTCAAGGGTTTTACGTCGTGGGTTTGCTGATTTGGATGTTAGGAGTCCACTGAAGTTCTTGAATCAAATTGGGTCTCCAAGAAAAGCGAAAACTTTTggtggaaaagaaaacaaggtaAAGAGATCATCAGATTTTAGCCCTAAACCAGTTTTAAGAGCCAGCAATTCTTCAGGGAATTCGTCCAAGGCAGTTTTGAGATTGAGTTATCCAGTGAAAGGGTCTCCGGTTGGGGATAAAACAGAAAGTTTTAGAAGCGAATCTGGAGTTTCGCcgaagaggaggaggagtttTAGTCCTCTTTTTGATCCAGAACTTGTTGCATTGTATGAGAAAGAGTtgtctgaagaagaagaacaaatcaAGAGGATAATTTTGCCAAGTTCAAGAACCAAAAAAGTAAAGGATTTGCGAGATTTGGAATCTATCCTTCAGTCTTTCGAACAAAAATGTCCGCCTGGAGGGGAAAATAAGGTCGTGATTTACACTACTACATTGAGAGGAATTCGAAAAACATTTGAGGATTGTAACACTGCGAGATCAATTATTGAGTCACATCATATTCACATTGTTGAAAGAGATGTTTCCATGGATTCGGGTTTTAAGGAGGAATTAAGGAGGCTAATGGGAACAAAAGAAGTCAAAGTTCCACTTGTGTTTGTTAAAGGGAGGTTAATTGGTGGTGCTGACCAAGTGGTAAAGTTGGAGGAGGAGGGAAAGTTGGAGATTTTGTTTGATGGAATCCCGAGAGGGCTTGCCGGAGGATGTGAAGGGTGTGCTGGGGTTAGGTTTATGATGTGTGTGCAGTGTAATGGGAGCTGCAAGGTTTTGGATGAGATGCAGAAGAAGATGGTTAGATGTGGTGAGTGCAATGAGAATGGGCTGATACAATGCCCTATCTGTTGCTGA